From the Leptotrichia sp. oral taxon 221 genome, one window contains:
- a CDS encoding heavy metal translocating P-type ATPase: MAKETILSIVGLDCPNCAAKVERKIGEMPEIIEATIDFLGEKLFITTEEENRNSLIEKIQEVVDKVEEGVIVSERKIRGMQHSHKHEEHCCCSGACGMSENAGEHVHSRSHSHSHSEEDNIKKKVTKFVIGGIIFAGAILAPLPNFMKIILYLVSYLIIGGEVVLTAIRNIKRGEVFDENFLMTVATVGAFAIKEYPEAVAVMLFYMVGELFQDVAVGNSRKSITALMDIRPDYANVKIGDEIKKVSPETVGVGDLIVVKPGEKVPLDGEIVEGNSTFDTSALTGESLPKEVMVGENVLSGFINKTGLITVKVTKNFSESTVSKILDLVQNASGKKSKTENFITKFARYYTPAVVIVALILAIIPPVLLQQPFSNWVYRALTFLVVSCPCALVISVPLGFFGGIGGASKHGILVKGANYLEALTKIDTVVMDKTGTLTKGIFKVTEINMKNNQNIGTAGKNELLKYTAYAESFSNHPIAQSIVKEYEEMGNSIDKSKVEKFEELSGYGLKVRVDGKDILAGNAKLMDLEKISIENEEKLGTVVYVAIDGKYAGNIVIADEIKEDSESAIFGMKKQGIKNIVMLTGDNKKIGENVAKKLGITKVFSELLPTQKVEKLEEIMIENGKNAGKVLFVGDGINDAPVLARADVGVAMGGVGSDAAIEAADVVIMNDEPSKIVTAIEIAKKTKTIVWQNIIFALAVKGIILIMGALGFATMWEAVFGDVGVALIAILNSMRTMYFFKK; the protein is encoded by the coding sequence ATGGCTAAAGAGACGATTTTATCAATAGTTGGATTAGATTGTCCGAATTGTGCTGCAAAAGTGGAACGAAAAATTGGCGAAATGCCAGAAATAATAGAAGCAACTATAGATTTTTTGGGAGAAAAGTTATTTATTACGACAGAAGAAGAAAATAGAAATTCTTTGATAGAAAAAATTCAAGAGGTTGTGGATAAAGTTGAAGAAGGTGTTATTGTTTCTGAAAGAAAGATTCGTGGAATGCAACATTCTCATAAACATGAAGAGCATTGTTGTTGTTCAGGAGCTTGTGGAATGAGTGAAAATGCAGGAGAACATGTACATTCTCGTAGTCATAGTCACAGCCACTCAGAAGAGGACAATATCAAGAAAAAAGTTACAAAATTTGTGATTGGTGGAATTATTTTTGCAGGTGCAATATTGGCGCCATTACCGAATTTTATGAAAATTATTTTGTATTTGGTTAGTTATTTAATTATTGGTGGCGAAGTTGTGTTGACTGCGATACGAAATATAAAAAGAGGGGAAGTTTTTGATGAAAACTTTTTGATGACGGTTGCGACAGTTGGTGCTTTTGCGATAAAAGAATATCCTGAAGCCGTTGCAGTAATGTTATTTTATATGGTTGGAGAATTATTTCAAGATGTGGCTGTGGGAAATTCTAGAAAATCAATTACTGCTTTGATGGATATTAGACCTGATTATGCGAATGTGAAAATTGGAGATGAAATAAAGAAAGTTTCGCCTGAAACTGTGGGTGTTGGTGATTTGATAGTGGTTAAGCCAGGGGAAAAAGTACCGTTGGATGGAGAAATTGTAGAAGGAAATTCAACTTTTGATACATCGGCATTGACTGGAGAATCGTTACCAAAAGAAGTAATGGTTGGAGAAAATGTGTTGAGTGGATTTATTAATAAAACTGGATTAATAACTGTAAAAGTTACAAAAAATTTCTCTGAATCAACAGTTTCAAAGATTTTAGATTTAGTTCAAAATGCAAGTGGAAAAAAATCAAAAACAGAGAATTTTATAACAAAATTTGCAAGATATTACACACCAGCAGTTGTAATCGTAGCATTGATTTTAGCAATAATTCCGCCTGTTTTATTGCAACAACCATTCTCTAATTGGGTTTACAGAGCGTTGACATTCTTGGTAGTTTCATGTCCGTGTGCGTTAGTTATTTCGGTTCCGTTAGGATTTTTTGGTGGAATTGGAGGAGCTTCAAAACATGGAATTTTAGTAAAAGGTGCTAATTATTTGGAAGCATTGACAAAAATTGATACGGTTGTAATGGATAAAACAGGAACATTGACAAAAGGTATTTTCAAGGTTACTGAAATTAATATGAAAAATAATCAAAATATAGGAACTGCAGGGAAAAATGAACTTTTGAAATATACAGCTTATGCAGAAAGTTTTTCAAATCATCCGATTGCACAGTCGATTGTGAAAGAATACGAAGAAATGGGTAATTCGATTGATAAATCGAAAGTTGAGAAATTTGAGGAATTGTCTGGTTATGGATTAAAAGTGAGAGTCGATGGAAAAGATATTTTGGCTGGGAATGCGAAATTAATGGATTTGGAAAAAATTTCTATTGAAAATGAAGAAAAATTAGGAACAGTAGTTTATGTGGCAATAGATGGAAAATATGCAGGAAATATCGTGATTGCTGATGAAATAAAAGAAGATTCTGAAAGTGCTATTTTTGGAATGAAAAAGCAAGGAATTAAAAATATTGTAATGTTGACTGGAGATAATAAGAAAATTGGTGAAAATGTTGCGAAAAAATTGGGAATAACAAAAGTTTTTTCTGAATTGTTACCGACACAAAAAGTGGAAAAATTGGAAGAAATAATGATTGAAAATGGGAAAAATGCTGGAAAAGTGTTGTTTGTAGGAGATGGAATAAATGATGCACCAGTTTTGGCTAGAGCAGATGTTGGAGTTGCAATGGGAGGAGTTGGCTCTGATGCGGCAATAGAAGCAGCTGACGTTGTAATAATGAATGACGAACCTTCAAAAATTGTAACAGCAATAGAAATTGCAAAAAAAACGAAAACAATAGTTTGGCAAAATATCATATTTGCATTAGCAGTAAAGGGAATTATTTTAATTATGGGAGCATTAGGATTTGCTACAATGTGGGAAGCTGTATTCGGTGATGTTGGAGTAGCTTTAATAGCGATATTGAATTCTATGAGAACTATGTATTTTTTTAAAAAATAG
- a CDS encoding ClC family H(+)/Cl(-) exchange transporter — protein sequence MAETILEEVKEIRLLKTKRERIILILCSLVTGIVTGVVVATYRILLDKISIFRNNFNENMNFGKFLIGLLVFILIGVIVQFMLSKNPLIGGSGIPQVSAFLQRKLKFRWFPELFCKFWGGVLAIGAGMSMGREGPSIHLGALIGEGIDRLLKRKEVENKYLVTAGASAGLAAAFNAPLAGAIFALEELHKFFSPLMLICVLVASGGSGMMLRKIIGSGVTFEYNFHLPTETSQMKVFVITAIFCLILALGGKCFNTYLIYFQDKYKGIKLNKYVKISLFMVLAFLISIFFKDITGGGHELIEKMFDARLPIKILAIVLVAKFLYTMICYGTGFPGGIFLPMLVIGALVGKIYGTILVIYFGIPQEFVVHFMLLGMAGYLTASVKAPITGVVLIMEMTGNFSYLFMLIIVSTGTYILTELLSMEPIYEILLERLISGKKDANEKVPLESRIVTILIHVGIDSEFDNKKVKDLKLPKKVLIVGIRSGGKEFIPNGETVVKSGDQLVIMTDHETAKKYSHELKERGMKMK from the coding sequence TTGGCTGAAACGATTTTAGAGGAAGTGAAAGAGATACGATTGTTAAAGACGAAACGGGAGAGAATTATTTTGATTTTGTGTTCGCTTGTGACGGGGATTGTGACGGGGGTTGTTGTTGCGACGTATCGGATATTGCTTGATAAGATTTCGATTTTTAGAAATAATTTTAATGAGAATATGAATTTTGGGAAATTTTTGATTGGGTTGTTGGTTTTTATTTTGATTGGGGTTATTGTGCAGTTTATGTTGAGTAAGAATCCTTTAATTGGGGGGAGTGGGATTCCACAGGTTAGTGCGTTTTTACAAAGAAAGTTGAAATTTAGGTGGTTTCCAGAGTTGTTTTGTAAGTTTTGGGGTGGAGTTTTAGCAATTGGAGCTGGGATGTCGATGGGAAGAGAAGGGCCTTCGATTCATTTGGGAGCTCTGATTGGTGAAGGAATTGACAGGCTTTTGAAAAGAAAGGAAGTTGAGAATAAATATTTGGTGACGGCTGGGGCTAGTGCTGGATTGGCAGCGGCTTTTAATGCACCATTGGCTGGAGCAATATTTGCTTTGGAGGAATTGCATAAATTTTTTTCACCGTTGATGTTAATTTGTGTACTTGTAGCTAGTGGTGGTTCGGGAATGATGTTACGGAAAATAATTGGATCTGGAGTTACATTTGAGTATAATTTTCATTTGCCGACAGAAACTTCTCAAATGAAGGTTTTTGTAATAACAGCTATATTTTGCTTAATTTTAGCACTTGGTGGAAAATGTTTTAATACGTATTTGATATATTTTCAGGATAAATATAAAGGGATAAAACTTAATAAATATGTGAAAATTTCGTTGTTTATGGTGTTGGCGTTTTTGATTTCGATTTTTTTCAAGGATATAACAGGTGGTGGACACGAGTTAATTGAAAAAATGTTTGATGCGAGATTGCCGATAAAAATATTGGCGATTGTATTGGTTGCAAAATTTTTGTATACGATGATTTGTTATGGTACGGGATTTCCTGGAGGAATTTTTTTGCCGATGCTTGTAATTGGTGCGTTAGTTGGGAAAATATATGGTACGATTTTAGTAATATATTTTGGGATTCCGCAAGAGTTTGTAGTTCATTTTATGCTATTGGGAATGGCTGGATATTTGACAGCATCAGTAAAAGCTCCGATTACGGGAGTGGTTTTAATAATGGAAATGACTGGGAATTTTTCGTATTTGTTTATGTTGATAATTGTTTCAACAGGAACATATATTTTGACAGAATTGCTTTCAATGGAGCCAATTTATGAGATTTTACTTGAAAGATTGATTTCAGGGAAAAAGGATGCGAATGAAAAAGTACCGTTGGAATCGAGAATTGTTACAATTTTGATTCATGTTGGGATTGATTCAGAATTTGATAATAAAAAGGTGAAGGATTTGAAATTGCCGAAAAAGGTTTTGATAGTTGGGATTCGTTCGGGTGGAAAAGAGTTTATACCAAATGGAGAAACAGTTGTTAAAAGTGGGGATCAATTAGTGATTATGACTGATCATGAGACGGCGAAAAAATATTCACATGAGTTGAAAGAGCGTGGAATGAAAATGAAATAA
- the lysS gene encoding lysine--tRNA ligase yields MSNQNNQTPNDNGIIKEKLKKVEELKEMGIEPYGRHYDKVDDISEINKYDETCEKVFKTAGRIVAFRRMGKNGFGKIQDPTGQIQYYVKKDEVGEDEYEIYKKLGMGDFIGIEGTLFRTKTGELTLRAKSFEVLSKNVRPLPEKFHGLTNIETRYRQRYVDLVMNREVMETMKKRFQVIRFFRSYLEKKGFTEVETPMMHPIAGGATARPFVTHHNALDMELFLRIAPELYLKRLLVGGFEKVFEINRSFRNEGISVKHNPEFTMMELYQAYADFNDMMDLTEDLISSLTFELHGKYEIEYEDKTINLAKPWRRVTMKEAVKEATGFDFDSISSDEEAIEKAKEFGIPLEKDKTYTKFGILNLFFEEKVEETLINPTFITEYPKEISPLSKNQKGETEWVDRFELFISGREFANAYSELNDPRDQKERFEEQVKLKEAGDDEAQGMDLDYIRALEYGMPPAGGLGIGIDRLVMLQTNSASIRDVILFPTLRKEDIEL; encoded by the coding sequence ATGAGTAATCAAAATAATCAAACGCCAAATGATAATGGTATAATAAAAGAAAAATTGAAAAAAGTAGAAGAATTGAAAGAAATGGGAATCGAGCCTTATGGAAGACATTATGATAAGGTAGACGATATTTCAGAAATTAATAAGTATGACGAAACTTGCGAAAAAGTATTCAAAACAGCAGGAAGAATTGTTGCATTTAGAAGAATGGGTAAAAATGGATTTGGGAAAATTCAAGATCCAACTGGACAAATTCAATATTATGTAAAAAAAGATGAAGTTGGAGAAGACGAATATGAAATTTATAAAAAATTAGGAATGGGAGATTTCATTGGTATTGAAGGAACATTATTTAGAACAAAAACTGGAGAATTAACTTTAAGAGCAAAATCTTTTGAAGTTTTATCAAAAAATGTAAGACCACTACCAGAAAAATTCCATGGATTAACAAATATTGAAACTAGATACAGACAAAGATACGTTGACTTGGTAATGAATAGAGAAGTTATGGAAACTATGAAAAAAAGATTCCAAGTTATTAGATTTTTTAGAAGCTATTTAGAAAAAAAAGGATTTACGGAAGTTGAAACTCCAATGATGCACCCAATCGCAGGTGGAGCAACTGCAAGACCATTTGTTACGCACCACAATGCATTAGATATGGAATTATTCTTAAGAATCGCACCTGAATTATACTTAAAAAGATTATTAGTTGGTGGATTTGAAAAAGTATTTGAAATTAATAGAAGTTTTAGAAATGAAGGAATTTCTGTAAAACATAACCCTGAATTTACAATGATGGAATTGTACCAAGCATATGCTGATTTTAATGATATGATGGACTTGACAGAAGACTTAATTTCTAGCTTGACTTTCGAGTTACATGGAAAATATGAAATTGAATATGAAGATAAAACTATTAATTTAGCTAAACCTTGGAGAAGAGTAACAATGAAAGAAGCTGTAAAAGAAGCAACTGGATTTGATTTTGATTCAATTTCAAGTGATGAAGAAGCTATTGAAAAAGCGAAAGAATTTGGAATTCCTTTAGAAAAAGATAAAACATATACAAAATTTGGAATTTTAAATTTATTCTTTGAAGAAAAAGTGGAAGAAACATTGATTAATCCAACATTCATAACAGAATATCCAAAAGAAATTTCTCCACTTTCAAAAAATCAAAAAGGTGAAACTGAATGGGTTGACAGATTTGAATTATTCATTTCAGGAAGAGAATTTGCAAACGCATATTCAGAATTAAACGATCCAAGAGATCAAAAAGAAAGATTCGAAGAACAAGTTAAATTGAAAGAAGCAGGAGACGATGAAGCACAAGGAATGGATTTAGATTACATTAGAGCCTTAGAATACGGAATGCCACCTGCAGGAGGATTAGGAATTGGAATTGATAGATTAGTTATGTTACAAACTAATTCAGCATCAATCAGAGACGTAATCTTGTTCCCAACATTAAGAAAAGAAGACATTGAATTATAA
- a CDS encoding PepSY domain-containing protein, with product MQRRIIKNKFLKVALLGCLVLGSLSFAGSKDYKKSNFSHKKSSYKRSKITPTRAKQIALAKVPGATLRNIKDFYFDEDSYEGEIHYRGYTYEFEIDAYTGRITDWDVDRD from the coding sequence ATGCAAAGGAGGATTATAAAAAATAAATTCTTAAAAGTAGCATTGTTAGGTTGTTTGGTATTAGGTTCTTTGAGCTTTGCTGGAAGTAAAGATTATAAAAAATCAAATTTCAGCCATAAAAAAAGTTCTTATAAAAGATCAAAAATAACCCCAACAAGAGCTAAACAAATAGCATTAGCAAAAGTTCCAGGTGCAACATTGAGAAATATTAAAGATTTTTATTTTGATGAAGATTCTTATGAAGGAGAAATTCATTATAGAGGTTACACTTATGAATTTGAAATCGATGCGTATACTGGAAGAATCACAGATTGGGACGTAGATAGAGATTAG
- a CDS encoding 23S rRNA (pseudouridine(1915)-N(3))-methyltransferase RlmH, whose amino-acid sequence MVKINIVCIGKVKDKYIRDGIEEFSKRLSRYANFSIVELSEEDDNKGIESAISKETERIINVINKKSQSYNILLDLKGKQKSSEEMAELLEKITIQKSEINFIIGGSNGVGDELRRIVDFRLNFSLFTFPHQLMRLILAEQIYRWISINNNIKYHK is encoded by the coding sequence ATGGTAAAGATTAATATAGTATGTATTGGAAAAGTGAAAGATAAATACATACGAGATGGAATTGAAGAATTTTCAAAAAGACTTTCACGTTATGCAAATTTTAGTATCGTTGAATTAAGCGAAGAAGACGATAATAAAGGGATTGAGAGTGCAATCTCAAAAGAGACAGAAAGAATAATAAATGTCATTAATAAAAAAAGTCAATCATATAATATTTTGTTGGACTTAAAGGGAAAACAAAAAAGTTCTGAAGAAATGGCAGAATTATTAGAAAAAATAACAATTCAAAAAAGTGAAATTAATTTTATAATAGGTGGTTCTAACGGAGTCGGAGATGAATTGCGAAGAATAGTTGATTTTAGATTAAATTTTTCATTATTTACATTTCCACATCAGTTAATGAGATTAATTTTAGCAGAACAAATTTATAGATGGATTTCGATTAATAATAATATAAAATATCATAAATAA
- a CDS encoding metalloregulator ArsR/SmtB family transcription factor has translation MKKIPICEIEAIHQDTVEMVKEKLPQEEILYDLGDFFKILGDTTRIKILSALYQSEMCVCDIAITLGMTQSAISHQLRVLKQGRLVKYRKEGKVVYYSLDDEHVIHIIEQGLTHIGEKR, from the coding sequence ATGAAAAAAATACCGATATGTGAAATAGAAGCGATTCATCAAGATACTGTTGAAATGGTAAAGGAAAAATTGCCACAAGAAGAGATTTTGTATGATTTGGGAGATTTTTTTAAAATTTTGGGGGATACAACTCGGATAAAAATATTGAGTGCGTTGTATCAGTCGGAAATGTGTGTATGTGATATAGCGATTACCTTGGGGATGACTCAGTCGGCAATTTCGCATCAGTTGAGGGTTTTGAAACAGGGGAGGCTTGTGAAATATAGAAAAGAAGGGAAGGTTGTTTATTATTCGTTGGATGATGAGCATGTGATTCATATAATTGAGCAAGGATTGACGCATATTGGAGAGAAAAGATAG
- a CDS encoding DMT family transporter encodes MKRYLADFGLLLVGILWGLGFVFVKIGLNEGIDPFYLSSIRFLLGFVALYLIFRKKVSKIVKRDIKAGIVIGFFQFMGYLTQTYGLTMTTASKNAFFTAINVVIVPYIFWILHKKKPDIFSFVASIVCLAGVGVISFDANMNLTDINRGDILTIISAFFFAGQIATTGYFSRKIEPMKLIFIQMLVAGILFLITQFVTTGVRAFTPLSGMTLVSVIYLVLFSTAIPTLLQTFCQKATTSTRASILMSTESLFAPLFAFLLLHEVLTLKVIFGAGLILFAVLISETKLGLAKMED; translated from the coding sequence ATGAAAAGATATTTAGCAGACTTTGGTTTACTTTTAGTTGGAATATTGTGGGGATTGGGATTTGTATTTGTGAAAATTGGATTAAATGAAGGGATAGATCCGTTTTATTTGTCTTCGATAAGATTTTTGCTGGGATTTGTGGCTTTGTATTTGATTTTTAGAAAGAAAGTTAGTAAGATTGTGAAAAGGGATATAAAGGCTGGGATTGTGATAGGATTTTTTCAATTTATGGGATATTTGACACAGACTTATGGATTGACAATGACAACAGCTAGTAAAAATGCATTTTTTACAGCAATAAATGTCGTAATTGTTCCGTATATTTTTTGGATATTGCATAAAAAGAAACCTGATATATTTTCGTTTGTTGCTTCAATTGTTTGTCTGGCAGGAGTTGGAGTTATTAGCTTTGATGCAAATATGAATTTGACGGATATAAATAGAGGGGATATTTTGACAATAATAAGTGCATTCTTTTTTGCGGGACAAATTGCTACGACTGGGTATTTTTCTAGAAAAATAGAGCCGATGAAATTAATATTTATTCAAATGTTAGTTGCTGGAATATTGTTTTTAATAACTCAATTTGTAACGACTGGTGTAAGAGCGTTTACTCCGTTAAGCGGGATGACATTAGTATCGGTAATATATCTAGTATTATTTTCGACAGCAATTCCAACATTGCTACAAACTTTTTGTCAAAAGGCGACAACATCGACAAGAGCTTCGATTTTAATGTCAACAGAATCATTGTTTGCACCGTTATTTGCATTTTTGTTGTTGCATGAAGTGTTGACTTTAAAAGTGATTTTTGGTGCAGGATTAATATTGTTTGCGGTATTGATTTCAGAGACAAAATTGGGATTGGCGAAAATGGAAGATTAA
- the recG gene encoding ATP-dependent DNA helicase RecG, with amino-acid sequence MVNYNLLYSDLKDVKIQGLGKVQLGKFNKLGVHTLYDLLYFFPRAYENRGNSKKIDKILADEFVILTGTIVNISSQFAARRPMFKAILADETGMIELVWFNNKFVKNYVHVGDEVSVYGKVRKTMKFQMINPEFKRDEQIAEAMLPIYPSTASLKQPTIRKIVEKALFEYAYLLEENIPKELMEQENLPSRIRAIMDIHFPKNEEVMERAKRRFMLEEILLLEAGILQNRFKIDQANSNVYKLEDKKGLVREFIDSLNYELTRAQKRVITEIYKELKNGKIVNRLIQGDVGSGKTIVSFIILLYIVENGYQGVIMAPTEILATQHYLGIVDQFNNLDVRVELLTGSLKGKKKEKMLLEIENGVVDIVIGTHSLIEDNVIFKNLGLIVIDEQHRFGVTQRKLLREKGNLENLIVMSATPIPRSLALTIYGDLDVSIIDELPKGRSPIVTKWIKSEEEKRKMYEFIEKKLRKGRQAYVVSPLIEESETLGNIKSAQETFEEYSAIFSNWKIGLIHGRQKYQEKEEVMRLFKKGEIDILVSTTVIEVGVNVPNASIMVIRDAQRFGLSSLHQLRGRVGRGSHQSYCFLESETTNKISIKRLEAMESTTDGFKIAEEDLKLRNSGEILGTRQSGISDMLFTDIVKNVREIKIVRDFVIEYLKNNNGDIGNEFLKLDIYHKFFN; translated from the coding sequence ATGGTAAATTATAATTTGTTGTATAGTGATCTGAAAGATGTGAAAATACAGGGATTGGGAAAAGTACAACTTGGAAAATTTAATAAATTAGGAGTTCATACTTTGTATGATTTGTTGTATTTTTTTCCAAGAGCATATGAAAATAGAGGAAATAGTAAGAAAATAGATAAAATTTTGGCAGATGAGTTTGTTATTTTAACTGGTACGATTGTAAATATTTCTAGTCAGTTTGCTGCTAGAAGACCGATGTTTAAGGCAATTTTAGCAGATGAAACTGGAATGATTGAGCTTGTTTGGTTTAATAATAAATTTGTGAAAAATTATGTTCATGTGGGGGATGAAGTTTCGGTTTATGGGAAAGTTAGAAAGACAATGAAATTTCAGATGATAAATCCTGAATTTAAAAGGGATGAGCAAATAGCCGAGGCAATGTTGCCGATTTATCCATCGACAGCTTCATTGAAACAACCGACTATTAGAAAAATTGTGGAAAAGGCATTGTTTGAGTATGCATATTTATTGGAGGAAAATATTCCAAAAGAATTGATGGAACAAGAGAATTTGCCGAGTAGGATTAGGGCGATTATGGATATTCATTTTCCGAAGAATGAAGAGGTTATGGAAAGGGCGAAAAGGCGATTTATGCTGGAGGAAATTTTGCTTTTGGAAGCTGGGATTTTGCAGAATAGATTTAAGATTGATCAGGCGAATAGCAATGTTTATAAGTTGGAAGATAAAAAAGGGCTGGTTCGAGAATTTATTGATAGTTTGAATTATGAATTGACAAGGGCTCAGAAGCGGGTAATTACTGAGATTTATAAAGAATTGAAAAATGGAAAAATTGTGAATAGACTAATTCAAGGAGATGTTGGATCAGGGAAAACAATAGTTTCGTTCATTATTCTTTTGTATATTGTTGAAAATGGATATCAAGGTGTGATTATGGCACCAACAGAAATTTTGGCAACGCAGCATTATTTGGGAATTGTGGATCAATTTAATAATTTAGATGTCAGAGTTGAGTTGTTAACTGGGAGTTTGAAAGGGAAGAAAAAGGAAAAAATGTTGCTTGAAATAGAGAATGGCGTGGTTGATATTGTGATTGGGACTCATTCGCTGATAGAGGATAATGTGATTTTTAAGAATTTGGGATTGATTGTAATTGATGAGCAGCATCGTTTTGGAGTGACTCAGAGAAAATTATTAAGGGAAAAGGGAAATTTGGAAAATTTGATTGTAATGAGTGCCACACCAATTCCACGTTCTTTAGCGTTGACGATTTATGGAGATTTGGATGTTTCGATTATTGATGAACTGCCGAAGGGGAGAAGTCCGATTGTTACTAAATGGATAAAATCAGAGGAAGAAAAACGTAAAATGTACGAATTTATTGAGAAAAAATTGAGGAAAGGGCGACAGGCGTATGTTGTTTCGCCTTTGATTGAGGAAAGTGAAACGTTGGGAAATATAAAATCGGCGCAGGAAACTTTTGAGGAATATAGTGCGATTTTTTCAAATTGGAAAATTGGGTTGATTCATGGAAGGCAGAAGTATCAGGAAAAAGAAGAGGTAATGAGGCTTTTCAAAAAGGGAGAAATTGATATTTTAGTTTCGACAACAGTAATTGAAGTTGGGGTGAATGTTCCAAATGCTTCAATTATGGTAATTCGTGATGCACAAAGATTTGGTCTTTCGTCGCTTCATCAGTTGCGAGGAAGAGTTGGTCGTGGAAGTCATCAATCATATTGTTTTTTGGAATCGGAAACTACGAATAAGATTTCGATAAAGCGTTTGGAGGCAATGGAAAGTACAACGGATGGATTTAAAATAGCTGAAGAGGATTTGAAATTAAGAAATTCAGGAGAGATTTTAGGAACTAGGCAGAGTGGGATTTCGGATATGCTGTTTACAGATATTGTGAAAAATGTACGTGAAATAAAGATTGTGAGAGATTTTGTGATAGAATATTTGAAGAATAATAATGGAGATATCGGGAATGAGTTTTTGAAATTGGATATTTATCATAAATTCTTTAATTAA
- a CDS encoding N-acetylmuramoyl-L-alanine amidase yields MLNLIIKHLSASIMFLTTLFSTSVVTTPAHADTVSASKHVCIDPGHQLRGNSQLEPVAPGSSTRKPKVSSGAQGVATRKNEYQLTLEVGLKLRDALQAKGYKITMIRDKNEVNISNKERAEKANDSGCDSYVRIHADGINNSSISGVSVLTASAKNRYLSPAVQKASEKLSKDILAEYLKTTGAQNRGISYRDDLTGTNWSKIPTTLIELGFMSNPAEDRKMSTKEYQDKMVSGIVNGLEKYYREK; encoded by the coding sequence ATGTTAAATTTAATTATTAAACATTTATCTGCGTCAATCATGTTTTTGACTACTCTATTTTCAACTTCAGTTGTCACAACACCAGCACACGCAGATACTGTATCAGCATCAAAACACGTTTGTATTGATCCTGGACACCAATTGAGAGGAAATAGCCAATTAGAGCCTGTTGCTCCTGGTTCTTCTACTAGAAAACCAAAAGTTTCGTCTGGAGCTCAAGGAGTTGCAACTAGAAAAAATGAATATCAATTGACTTTAGAAGTTGGATTAAAATTGAGAGATGCTTTACAAGCAAAAGGTTACAAGATAACAATGATTAGAGATAAAAATGAAGTGAATATCAGTAACAAGGAAAGAGCCGAAAAAGCCAATGATTCAGGTTGTGATTCTTATGTTAGAATCCATGCTGATGGTATAAATAACTCTTCTATTAGTGGTGTTTCTGTATTAACTGCATCGGCTAAAAATAGATATCTTTCACCTGCGGTTCAAAAAGCAAGTGAAAAATTATCAAAAGACATTTTAGCAGAATATTTAAAAACCACTGGTGCCCAAAATAGAGGAATTTCTTATAGAGACGACTTAACTGGTACAAACTGGTCAAAAATACCAACAACTTTAATTGAATTAGGATTTATGTCAAATCCAGCTGAAGACAGAAAAATGTCAACAAAAGAATACCAAGATAAAATGGTTTCTGGAATTGTTAACGGTTTAGAAAAATATTATAGAGAAAAATAA
- a CDS encoding DUF1934 family protein: protein MKIKISSIDKFEQKYDKIFDIAQTNHLDGKNEYHYNDEFGKCRIIEHSDFLEIYRVGKINSKQVFKLDKKTSFSYITKEFKGKYEIITKKIFKENGKIMLEYDIMDRNELINTIKLEINLFV, encoded by the coding sequence ATGAAAATAAAAATATCAAGTATTGATAAATTTGAGCAAAAATATGATAAAATATTTGACATAGCACAAACAAATCATTTAGACGGAAAAAATGAGTATCATTACAACGATGAATTTGGAAAATGTAGAATTATAGAACATTCTGATTTTCTAGAGATTTATCGAGTTGGAAAAATAAACTCAAAACAAGTTTTTAAATTGGATAAAAAAACGTCATTTTCATATATAACAAAAGAATTTAAAGGGAAATATGAGATAATAACAAAAAAAATATTTAAAGAAAATGGAAAAATTATGTTAGAATATGATATAATGGATAGAAATGAATTAATTAATACAATAAAATTGGAAATAAATTTGTTTGTTTAA